Proteins encoded within one genomic window of Paramisgurnus dabryanus chromosome 11, PD_genome_1.1, whole genome shotgun sequence:
- the rgl1 gene encoding ral guanine nucleotide dissociation stimulator-like 1 isoform X1: MCMFELLEEHNSAFNRPIDLKTFSRTRRTLYALGCRRRTMREPLTMKFAWRAKMSSVQDWGEEVEEGAIYNVTLKRVQIQQAANKGARWLGAEGDRLPPGHTVSQLETCKIRSIRAGTLERLVETLLTAFGDNDLTYTSIFLSTYRAFANTQGVLELLLGRYGSFEDCEGNQCQSGESKGAVRTALASILRAWLDQCPEDFQEPPSYPSLHRVLGFLQKVMPGSEPMRRAQSLLEQLRVQANLENETNGGFLGSNPFCLGEEEEVEIEVQEDFLSFEVDLVAEQLTYMDALLFKKVVPHHCLGSVWSQRDKKDGKHCAPTIRATITQFNAVTACVVSTILRQRQIRPHLRARIIQCWIDIAQECRIRKNFSSLRAIVSALQSNPIYRLKRTWTSVCKDSMQVFEELSDIFSDHNNYLTSRELLMREGTSKFASLDSCAKDHQKRSQKRLQLQKEMGAMQGTIPYLGTFLTDLTMLDTALPDQVEGGLINFEKRRREFEVIAQIKLLQSACNSYCLTPDPSFLRWFKGQPLLTEEESYALSCEIEGMGDNSPTSPKPRKSMVKRLSLLFLGPDVSNTNSPVRESPRSPPTGSSGESMDSVSVSSSDSSPSEGEGMTPTHSIETRLKKLSESSSCTSLHSMDTSSCLARASISLASPTTPGPPCTHRRSVSLTPMTPTSPSFSPAYNTQAQDACIIRVSLEQGNGNLYKSILLTSQDKTPAVICRAMAKHNLEGEQTSDYELVQVISDERELVIPDNANVFYAMSTSANFDFLLRLRGSEGRPVQLRSRCSSTLPNTQQRSSLSLRLSKVTL; the protein is encoded by the exons ATGTGTATGTTTGAGCTTTTAGAGGAGCATAATTCTGCTTTCAATCGGCCTATAGACTTGAAAACGTTTTCCCGTACTCGCCGGACTTTGTATGCGCTCGGATGCCGCCGCCGGACGATGAGAGAGCCGCTCACCATGAAATTCGCCTGGCGAGCTAAAATG AGCTCCGTGCAGGACTGGGGGGAGGAGGTCGAGGAAGGGGCCATATACAACGTGACACTGAAGAGGGTCCAAATCCAGCAGGCGGCAAACAAAGGCGCAAGATGGCTGGGG GCGGAAGGCGACCGCTTGCCCCCGGGTCACACAGTGAGTCAGTTGGAGACGTGTAAGATCAGGAGTATCCGGGCAGGGACGCTGGAGCGTTTGGTGGAGACATTACTTACAGCGTTCGGTGATAATGACCTGACCTACACCAGCATTTTCCTCTCCACGTACAGAGCCTTTGCCAACACACAGGGTGTGCTGGAGCTTCTGTTGGGCAG GTATGGCAGTTTTGAGGATTGTGAGGGAAACCAGTGCCAGTCCGGAGAGAGCAAAGGCGCTGTAAGAAC TGCTCTTGCCTCTATCCTGAGAGCTTGGTTGGATCAGTGTCCAGAAGACTTCCAGGAACCGCCGTCATATCCAAGCCTGCATCGTGTGCTTGGTTTCCTGCAGAAGGTCATGCCAGGCTCCGAGCCAATGCGCCGAGCTCAAAGTCTGCTAGAACAATTACGAGTTCAGGCCAACCTGGAAAATGAAACTAATG GAGGCTTTCTTGGCAGCAATCCGTTCTGCCTCGGGGAGGAGGAGGAAGTGGAGATCGAGGTGCAGGAGGACTTCCTGTCCTTTGAGGTCGACCTCGTAGCAGAGCAGCTGACCTACATGGATGCG CTGTTGTTTAAGAAGGTGGTTCCTCATCACTGTTTGGGTTCTGTATGGTCTCAGCGTGATAAGAAAGATGGCAAACACTGCGCGCCCACCATCCGTGCCACCATCACGCAGTTTAATGCTGTGACTGCGTGCGTGGTCAGCACTATCCTACGCCAGCGACAGATACGGCCACACCTGCGCGCTCGAATCATCCAGTGCTGGATCGACATTGCACAG GAGTGTCGTATTCGTAAGAACTTCTCATCTCTGAGAGCCATTGTATCGGCACTGCAGTCTAACCCTATCTACAGACTGAAGAGAACATGGACTTCGGTTTGCAA AGACAGCATGCAGGTGTTCGAGGAGCTGTCTGATATTTTCTCTGATCATAATAATTACCTTACGAGTCGAGAGCTGCTTATGAGG GAGGGTACTTCAAAATTTGCCAGTTTAGACAGCTGTGCCAAAGACCATCAGAAGCGATCACAGAAGCGACTGCAGTTGCAGAAAGAAATG GGTGCCATGCAGGGGACGATCCCATACCTGGGTACATTTCTTACAGACCTGACGATGCTTGATACAGCACTGCCTGACCAAGTGGAG GGGGGACTGATTAATTTCGAGAAGCGACGCAGA gagTTTGAGGTGATCGCTCAGATTAAGCTCTTGCAGTCAGCGTGTAACAGTTATTGTCTGACCCCTGATCCCTCATTTCTGCGCTGGTTTAAAGGTCAACCTCTGCTCACAGAAGAAGAGAG CTATGCTCTCTCATGTGAGATTGAAGGTATGGGAGATAACAGCCCAACATCACCAAAACCACGCAAGAGTATGGTGAAGAGATTGAGCCT ACTTTTCTTAGGGCCAGACGTCTCAAACACAAACTCTCCTGTGAGAGAAAGTCCTCGGTCGCCCCCTACAGGCAGCTCAGGGGAGAGCATGGACTCAGTCAGTGTGTCTTCCAGTGACTCCAGCCCTTCAGAGGGCGAGGGCATGACACCCACACACTCCATAGAAACTCGTTTAAAGAAG CTGTCAGAGTCTTCCTCATGTACCTCATTGCACTCCATGGACACCTCGTCTTGCTTAGCCAGGGCTTCCATATCTCTGGCCTCCCCGACAACGCCCGGGCCACCCTGCACTCATCGGCGCTCGGTTTCGCTGACACCCATGACTCCCACCTCGCCAAGTTTTTCACCTGCTTACAACACGCAAGCTCAGGATGCTTGCATCATCAGAGTGAGCTTGGAGCAAGGCAACGGCAACCTCTACAAGAGCATCTTG CTGACCAGTCAGGACAAAACTCCAGCAGTGATCTGTCGAGCCATGGCCAAACACAACCTGGAGGGTGAGCAGACCTCAGACTATGAGCTTGTGCAGGTCATCTCTGATGAGAGAG AATTGGTTATCCCCGACAACGCCAACGTGTTTTACGCCATGAGCACCTCTGCGAACTTTGACTTTCTGTTGCGTCTGCGTGGGTCTGAGGGGAGGCCGGTACAGCTGCGCAGTCGTTGCAGCTCCACACTACCAAACACACAGCAGCGCTCCAGTTTGTCCCTCAGACTCAGCAAAGTCACACTGTGA
- the plin3 gene encoding mannose-6-phosphate receptor binding protein 1 produces the protein MADKETPSEMETDASQTAEEQQSVISRVSNMPLVSSACGVMYNAYSTTKDNVPLLKGVMEVAESGVRTLGAAATTGSKPILDRLEPQLAVVNEYAMKGLDKVEETLPILQQPADKVVSDTVGMVYQSVTGAKDAVVGAVLGGVERTYMVVNEGINTVMGTRVGQMVSDGVGKALTNSEDWVDQNLPLSEKELAALAEPRPGEEDGFVVTSNPSYFVRLGKLSSKVRERALEQSLIRARRARDTTHAAVTQMTSTLDLLEGARITLSSANRQLGGAPEQLLQRWKEWKEGQPKEMVREATAEADVDTAKDQGEQLERNVLSMVRGLSDQLKTACSGVVSSVQGLPGTVQEQLLSARHTAEELQVSLSRTSTLTPLLLQQTREQITQVRHSLDGVVEYLLNNTPLNWLVGPFAPQITEKGE, from the exons ATGGCAGATAAGGAGACGCCAAGTGAAATGGAAACAGATGCATCACAAACTGCTGAGGAACAACAG AGCGTAATATCCCGGGTGAGTAATATGCCACTGGTGAGTTCAGCATGTGGTGTGATGTACAATGCCTATAGCACTACAAAAGACAATGTACCACTCCTGAAAGGAGTAATGGAGGTGGCAGAAAGTGGGGTGCGCACTCTCGGGGCTGCTGCCACAACAGGGTCTAAACCCATATTAGACCGTCTGGAACCTCAGC TTGCTGTGGTAAATGAATATGCCATGAAAGGGCTGGACAAGGTAGAAGAAACACTTCCTATTTTACAACAACCTGCAGACAAG GTAGTATCAGATACAGTGGGCATGGTGTACCAGTCAGTTACAGGGGCCAAGGATGCAGTGGTTGGGGCTGTGTTGGGAGGAGTGGAGAGGACTTATATGGTTGTAAATGAAGGCATAAACACTGTCATGGGCACTCGTGTAGGCCAGATGGTCTCTGATGGTGTTGGTAAAGCCCTTACCAACTCTGAGGACTGGGTGGATCAAAACCTTCCACTTAGTGAGAAAGAGCTTG CTGCCCTGGCTGAACCAAGGCCAGGAGAAGAGGATGGATTTGTAGTAACTTCTAACCCCAGTTACTTTGTCCGCCTTGGCAAGCTCTCGTCCAAAGTTCGTGAGAGGGCACTTGAGCAATCCCTAATTAGGGCCCGCAGAGCCAGAGACACCACGCATGCAGCTGTGACTCAAATGACCAGCACTTTAGACCTGCTGGAAGGTGCCCGGATTACTTTGTCAAGTGCCAACCGGCAACTAGGGGGCGCTCCAGAGCAGTTACTTCAGCGGTGGAAGGAATGGAAGGAAGGTCAGCCCAAAGAAATGGTGCGAGAAGCAACAGCAGAGGCAGACGTGGATACTGCAAAAGACCAGGGAGAG CAGCTGGAGCGGAACGTCTTGTCAATGGTTCGAGGTCTGAGTGACCAACTTAAGACAGCGTGTTCAGGGGTTGTGTCCAGTGTACAAGGGCTCCCAGGAACTGTGCAGGAACAGCTTCTTTCTGCGAGACATACAGCTGAAGAACTCCAAGTGTCACTGAGCCGCACCAGCACGCTCACACCCCTTCTCTTACAGCAGACACGAGAGCAGATAACACAG GTACGACATTCTTTGGATGGAGTTGTGGAGTATCTCCTCAATAACACTCCTCTCAATTGGTTGGTTGGCCCTTTTGCACCGCAGATAACAGAAAAGGGGGAATGA
- the rgl1 gene encoding ral guanine nucleotide dissociation stimulator-like 1 isoform X2: MISHYPLASLLPWPPIPNYLDLDEDGGVALQRYQLRSPDSSTRHWSSVQDWGEEVEEGAIYNVTLKRVQIQQAANKGARWLGAEGDRLPPGHTVSQLETCKIRSIRAGTLERLVETLLTAFGDNDLTYTSIFLSTYRAFANTQGVLELLLGRYGSFEDCEGNQCQSGESKGAVRTALASILRAWLDQCPEDFQEPPSYPSLHRVLGFLQKVMPGSEPMRRAQSLLEQLRVQANLENETNGGFLGSNPFCLGEEEEVEIEVQEDFLSFEVDLVAEQLTYMDALLFKKVVPHHCLGSVWSQRDKKDGKHCAPTIRATITQFNAVTACVVSTILRQRQIRPHLRARIIQCWIDIAQECRIRKNFSSLRAIVSALQSNPIYRLKRTWTSVCKDSMQVFEELSDIFSDHNNYLTSRELLMREGTSKFASLDSCAKDHQKRSQKRLQLQKEMGAMQGTIPYLGTFLTDLTMLDTALPDQVEGGLINFEKRRREFEVIAQIKLLQSACNSYCLTPDPSFLRWFKGQPLLTEEESYALSCEIEGMGDNSPTSPKPRKSMVKRLSLLFLGPDVSNTNSPVRESPRSPPTGSSGESMDSVSVSSSDSSPSEGEGMTPTHSIETRLKKLSESSSCTSLHSMDTSSCLARASISLASPTTPGPPCTHRRSVSLTPMTPTSPSFSPAYNTQAQDACIIRVSLEQGNGNLYKSILLTSQDKTPAVICRAMAKHNLEGEQTSDYELVQVISDERELVIPDNANVFYAMSTSANFDFLLRLRGSEGRPVQLRSRCSSTLPNTQQRSSLSLRLSKVTL, encoded by the exons AGCTCCGTGCAGGACTGGGGGGAGGAGGTCGAGGAAGGGGCCATATACAACGTGACACTGAAGAGGGTCCAAATCCAGCAGGCGGCAAACAAAGGCGCAAGATGGCTGGGG GCGGAAGGCGACCGCTTGCCCCCGGGTCACACAGTGAGTCAGTTGGAGACGTGTAAGATCAGGAGTATCCGGGCAGGGACGCTGGAGCGTTTGGTGGAGACATTACTTACAGCGTTCGGTGATAATGACCTGACCTACACCAGCATTTTCCTCTCCACGTACAGAGCCTTTGCCAACACACAGGGTGTGCTGGAGCTTCTGTTGGGCAG GTATGGCAGTTTTGAGGATTGTGAGGGAAACCAGTGCCAGTCCGGAGAGAGCAAAGGCGCTGTAAGAAC TGCTCTTGCCTCTATCCTGAGAGCTTGGTTGGATCAGTGTCCAGAAGACTTCCAGGAACCGCCGTCATATCCAAGCCTGCATCGTGTGCTTGGTTTCCTGCAGAAGGTCATGCCAGGCTCCGAGCCAATGCGCCGAGCTCAAAGTCTGCTAGAACAATTACGAGTTCAGGCCAACCTGGAAAATGAAACTAATG GAGGCTTTCTTGGCAGCAATCCGTTCTGCCTCGGGGAGGAGGAGGAAGTGGAGATCGAGGTGCAGGAGGACTTCCTGTCCTTTGAGGTCGACCTCGTAGCAGAGCAGCTGACCTACATGGATGCG CTGTTGTTTAAGAAGGTGGTTCCTCATCACTGTTTGGGTTCTGTATGGTCTCAGCGTGATAAGAAAGATGGCAAACACTGCGCGCCCACCATCCGTGCCACCATCACGCAGTTTAATGCTGTGACTGCGTGCGTGGTCAGCACTATCCTACGCCAGCGACAGATACGGCCACACCTGCGCGCTCGAATCATCCAGTGCTGGATCGACATTGCACAG GAGTGTCGTATTCGTAAGAACTTCTCATCTCTGAGAGCCATTGTATCGGCACTGCAGTCTAACCCTATCTACAGACTGAAGAGAACATGGACTTCGGTTTGCAA AGACAGCATGCAGGTGTTCGAGGAGCTGTCTGATATTTTCTCTGATCATAATAATTACCTTACGAGTCGAGAGCTGCTTATGAGG GAGGGTACTTCAAAATTTGCCAGTTTAGACAGCTGTGCCAAAGACCATCAGAAGCGATCACAGAAGCGACTGCAGTTGCAGAAAGAAATG GGTGCCATGCAGGGGACGATCCCATACCTGGGTACATTTCTTACAGACCTGACGATGCTTGATACAGCACTGCCTGACCAAGTGGAG GGGGGACTGATTAATTTCGAGAAGCGACGCAGA gagTTTGAGGTGATCGCTCAGATTAAGCTCTTGCAGTCAGCGTGTAACAGTTATTGTCTGACCCCTGATCCCTCATTTCTGCGCTGGTTTAAAGGTCAACCTCTGCTCACAGAAGAAGAGAG CTATGCTCTCTCATGTGAGATTGAAGGTATGGGAGATAACAGCCCAACATCACCAAAACCACGCAAGAGTATGGTGAAGAGATTGAGCCT ACTTTTCTTAGGGCCAGACGTCTCAAACACAAACTCTCCTGTGAGAGAAAGTCCTCGGTCGCCCCCTACAGGCAGCTCAGGGGAGAGCATGGACTCAGTCAGTGTGTCTTCCAGTGACTCCAGCCCTTCAGAGGGCGAGGGCATGACACCCACACACTCCATAGAAACTCGTTTAAAGAAG CTGTCAGAGTCTTCCTCATGTACCTCATTGCACTCCATGGACACCTCGTCTTGCTTAGCCAGGGCTTCCATATCTCTGGCCTCCCCGACAACGCCCGGGCCACCCTGCACTCATCGGCGCTCGGTTTCGCTGACACCCATGACTCCCACCTCGCCAAGTTTTTCACCTGCTTACAACACGCAAGCTCAGGATGCTTGCATCATCAGAGTGAGCTTGGAGCAAGGCAACGGCAACCTCTACAAGAGCATCTTG CTGACCAGTCAGGACAAAACTCCAGCAGTGATCTGTCGAGCCATGGCCAAACACAACCTGGAGGGTGAGCAGACCTCAGACTATGAGCTTGTGCAGGTCATCTCTGATGAGAGAG AATTGGTTATCCCCGACAACGCCAACGTGTTTTACGCCATGAGCACCTCTGCGAACTTTGACTTTCTGTTGCGTCTGCGTGGGTCTGAGGGGAGGCCGGTACAGCTGCGCAGTCGTTGCAGCTCCACACTACCAAACACACAGCAGCGCTCCAGTTTGTCCCTCAGACTCAGCAAAGTCACACTGTGA